From one Peredibacter starrii genomic stretch:
- a CDS encoding M24 family metallopeptidase has protein sequence MDKLFRARNVARDIAYELASLLKPGMTEEDAHRLYKELCQKYPVEKQWHPAKLRMGPNTICNFKDVSEPYTLQEEDIFFIDIGPVIDGHEADYGETFSIGANFEYKRICDAQKKVFDEVTEHWKKTRQGGAPLYEFAIKSAESQGFVLNADQDGHRIGDFPHHVFYKGGLGEVQESVVPNAWILEIHLWHPTKKYGAFYEDILTDADL, from the coding sequence GTGGATAAATTGTTTCGGGCCCGCAATGTGGCCCGGGACATTGCTTATGAGCTCGCCTCTCTTTTAAAACCTGGCATGACTGAAGAAGATGCTCATCGCCTCTACAAGGAACTTTGTCAGAAGTATCCTGTGGAAAAACAGTGGCATCCCGCCAAACTCAGAATGGGACCGAATACCATTTGTAATTTTAAAGACGTTTCTGAGCCATATACGCTTCAAGAAGAAGACATCTTCTTTATCGACATTGGCCCTGTGATCGATGGCCATGAAGCGGATTACGGTGAGACATTTTCAATTGGTGCGAACTTTGAGTACAAACGCATCTGTGATGCTCAAAAGAAAGTTTTCGATGAAGTGACCGAGCACTGGAAAAAGACCCGCCAAGGTGGAGCTCCCCTCTATGAATTTGCTATAAAGAGCGCGGAATCTCAGGGATTTGTTCTAAATGCTGATCAGGACGGTCACCGCATTGGGGACTTCCCCCACCATGTATTTTATAAAGGCGGTCTAGGCGAAGTTCAGGAGTCGGTGGTACCAAACGCCTGGATTTTAGAAATTCACCTCTGGCACCCAACTAAGAAGTATGGTGCGTTTTATGAGGACATTTTAACTGACGCTGACCTATGA